A segment of the Macrobrachium nipponense isolate FS-2020 chromosome 4, ASM1510439v2, whole genome shotgun sequence genome:
GTCGTTGAGTCTGTATCCTAACTCGTTGGCCGATGGTGAGCTTGGGTAGAGGCGGGCATGAGAATTGTAAAGGCTCATGGCTTTGGTCGGTTTGGGCAGCAGTACGACGGTCGTAATCTTCAGTCTTAGTTTGCCACTCCTCTGTGAATGATCTGGGGTGAGCCGGAACACAAGTGCAGAGAGGATGGCCATAGAGGATCTGCGCAGGGGAGCGTCCAGCAGGGTTCGGTGTATTCCGAAGCTCCAGCAGTCCTCTATCAAAGGCTTCACAATCTATGTTCCCGGATGGGGCAGTCTTGATGATAAGGTGTTTAACCGCTTTAACTGCAGCTTCTGCGTGTCCATTAGCCTGAGGGTAATGTGGAGAAGTGATGATGTGATGAACTCCCCAGCGGTTGACAAATTGCTTGAAGTCGTGGCTGGAAAATGGGGGTCCTCCATCAGTTCGTAAGCGGAGTGAAACACCAACCTCGCGGAAGAAAACACAGAACATTCTTGTAACTCTGGCTGCAGTTGTGTCACGTCCACAGGgaacaaccacaggccagcctgAAAGTCTATCTGCAATAACAAGGAAGGATTTCCCTGCTAAGTGGAAGAAGTCAGCCGACACACTTTCGAAGGGCCGGGATGGATGGTCGTCACACATGTAAGGTTCTTGTTGCTGACTAGGGAGAAGCTGTTGGCAGGCCTCACAGCTTTctactttactcttgatatctgcaTTGATGCCTGGCCAGAACACTGTCTGCCTTGCACGACGTCGAGTAGCTTCAATCCCTCGGTGGCTGTCGTGGAGACGATCCAAGGTGCGTCTATGAAGGGCTGCAGGGATGACGATCCGGGGTCCATACAATACTAACTCTCCATCCGCGTAAAGGTTGTCCCGCAACTTCCAATACGGGAGGCGGGCGGAAGCGTGGAGATCATAGCGGTTTTGGTAGGAAAACCGTTGGAGACGTAGTGAACGAGACGACAGTAATCTTGATCCTGGGATGCAGCCGTGCGAATTTCTTGTAGAGACTTGTCTTCTTCGATGATGGGTCCTGTTGCCTGGTCGTCAGTGGAAGTGGCGGTGCTGGCAACGATACGCCTGACATGTGCAGTCGAAGTGGTgcactcctcttcatcttcaggtgtggggcgactggttggggagcgagacagggcgtctggtaTGCAAAGTTGTTTCCCTGCGCGCCATACTGCAGTGAAGAGGTAGGGGGCCACTTTCATCTTGAGGCGTTGAAGGCATGGATTCTCAATAGCATCCAAAGTTTAGTGATTGAGAATTGGTATCAAGGGGCGATGGTCAGTCATTAAGGTGAAAATGTTGAAGTCAGACAAGTATAGGCAGCACTTTTAGCTATAGCCCAAGTGACTGCAAGTAGCTCCAGCTCTATGGTGGCGTAGCAAGTCTCTGTATCCGTAAGGAAACGAGAGCCACACTGGACGAGACGCATCTGACCTCGGCCGTTATCTTGAAGTAGGGCATAGCCGAGACCGCATAGGCTGAGGCATCTGTTTTGTAGAACCACAGTGAGGCGGATTGAAGGGTGCCAGGACAGGTGGTGAAGTCAGAGCTGTCTTGACTTTCTTAATTGGAAATGCTCGTTCTCATGGTCGGGCCGTTCCAGACGAATGAGCGTTTGGGGCTCATAAGTGGACGTAGGggctgtgctgctgctgcgatGTCTGGAGTGAAGTCGGCAAGTTGATTGACGAGACCCATAAACGACCTGACGTCTGGTGCATTGGACGGTGTCGGGAAGTCGCGTATAGCTGATACCTTGTCGGGTCTCGgcacacaacaaaaaaaaaaaaccaaaaaaaaaaatccttcagatGATAAGACCTAACCGCAAAAGTTAACTTTAGGGGCGGCTACAGTAAAATTTCTCCTTGTTGAGGGGATGATGGCCATACTGACGGCATCTGGTCAGCATTTGGTGCACGTGTTGTAGGTGGGAAGGGAGATCCTCGTCGGAAAGGAGGATGTCATCTACaaccttcacacagttgggaacacCTTGTAGTGCCATATCTCCACGAGGCATAGTGCATCACCTGTTGCTGAAAATCCCATCGGCCGCGACAGTGCTGGAACCTTCCATACGGAGTTATAAATGTAGTCaggtggcggtcctcttctgcCAACTCCATTTGCCAATAGCCATGCAGGGCATCCGCTGTGGTGAAGTACTTCGCAGTAGGAGAGATGTTGCGGACGGCATTCATCTGGGCGTGGGTGAAGAAGGGTGTGTAGGGCGGGCTACCTGAGAATTTAGGTGGGTGTGATCCACAGTGATGCGCACACCTTTGTCCTTGGGTACCAGGACCATGGGATGGCACCATTCAGAGGGTTCGTCACCTGCTGGTCTGATGATTCCTTGTTGCACCAAGTAGTCAAGTTCTTCTTTCACTTGATCTCTGAGAGCGAATGGAATGGGCCTGGGTGTATGCACAGCGAATGGTGTAGCACCAGGTTTCAGGTGAATCCTCATCGGAGGgcctgccattttctttagtggctggGTTTGTAGATCCTTCTTGGATATGAGGATGTCGCTGAAGTGCTGAAGAAAATAGTCCTTAATAGCTGCAGGTGACGTCATGGCAGAGGCAGGAAACTGAGCGCATCTGTTGACATGTGTTACCTTGAGGATGGGCTTCGGGAATTCCAGCGACACTATGGCGAGAGCTCGGCAATGTTCACGGGAGAGGAGGGGAGTCTGGATATCCTCATGAACATGTATGGTTGCTGAGCAAGACTTGTTGCCAAGACGAAGTGTTGCCTGGAAGCATCCTACAGTCGGTGTCATGATGGATCCATCTGCTGTCACGACATCTGTCATGGGTGGAGGTTCGAGCCTTGTCCGAGGTATGCGGAGTGCATCCAAATGTATGGTGCCAATCACTGTGATGTCTGCTCCTGTATCGGGGATTAGCTGGAGTTGTGCTGATATATCGCCAAATGACAGAGAGACAGTGACTGGTGTGAGGGACTTGCTACCCAAGTTATCACCCACGAAACGGCAGCTGGGATTTGACTTATTAGGAGGAGGTGAAGCTGTGTACCCAGTCTGACTTTTCTTGGTTGACCTGCACATCTTCTCAAAATGTCCCTGTTTCTGGCAGGTCTTGCACTGAGCTTCCTTAGCAGGGCATTTCTGAGTACGGGGCCAATGACCCGTGCGTCCGCAGTTATTGCACGATGTACCCGTGGCTGGGCATTGTCCGGAATCGTGCTTGCGAGAGCAATATTGACAAGGGTCACTGTCAGGAGACTGGTGAGAATGTTGGTCAGGAGATCGATGAGAAGTCCTCTTCTGTAGACGCTGGTTCTTCTTGTATGTAGATACTGCGTTGACCTGGCTAGTGGTAGATGCAATGGCTGATGCAGTCGCACGTGTAGATTCGTAGGAGCGGCAGCATGTCACGAACTCTGCGAGGGTAGATGAGGGTTGGAGGGGGATAAGGCGTTGTATTAACTCTTCGTCTCTCACACCCATCAAAATTACCATCTGCAATTGCCATTCGGTGCAGGAGGTGGGGTTGCCAGTGCATAAGTCCACTTCATCAGTGAGATCCTTGAGGCGTGCGTAGTAGTCTGCAAACGATTCTCCGACAGCCTGTTTGCAGGACAACAATTCCCTGCGCCGTAAGGCTTCATTTCTGAGGCTGCGAAAGTGCTTTTGCAGTGTATCCAACACCTCTGTAAGGGAAAGTGATGTGTTGGGAGGGATGCCCAGTGTATGCGTAAGCAGGCGCTGGACGTCTAGGGAGATGCAAGTTCTCAGGTGAATCAGCTGGGAAGTTTGATGTAACCTATCAAGTCCAACTAATGCTGCATAATCCTCAAAATGGAGTCTCCATTGGCGAAACGCTTGGTACGTTGCATCTTGTTGCAGGAGAGGTGGGGGATGGACCGTAGGCTTGCTGGAAATTGTAGGTGTATGCTCTGAGAAGCCAGGGGGTGGGGGAACAGGTGCAAAAGGAGGTGCAATCATGGGGTTAGGTTGCTGGGGTTGCGATGCCGCAATCTGTCCTGATAGCAAGGAGAAAAGAGACATGAACTGCTGTTGTCTTCCTGTCTTGATTGCTCCATCTGTAGTCTGAAGTTTCTGCTCCTCTTGTCGTCGTCGGTCTTTGCTCTTGCATGCTGGAAGTCTGCAGAAAGTGTATAAGATGAAGTATGTCATTATTCTGGTCTCCTGTCCTATTGGGAgtcaggggaggagggagagtggtGCTGGTATCTTCATCAGCGGTGGGTGGGTGCACAGGTACCTCGTCTCTCA
Coding sequences within it:
- the LOC135211362 gene encoding uncharacterized protein K02A2.6-like, coding for MKVAPYLFTAVWRAGKQLCIPDALSRSPTSRPTPEDEEECTTSTAHVRRIVASTATSTDDQATGPIIEEDKSLQEIRTAASQDQDYCRLVHYVSNGFPTKTAMISTLPPASRIGSCGTTFTRMETLHRRTLDRLHDSHRGIEATRRRARQTVFWPGINADIKSKVESCEACQQLLPSQQQEPYMCDDHPSRPFESVSADFFHLAGKSFLVIADRLSGWPVVVPCGRDTTAARVTRMFCVFFREVGVSLRLRTDGGPPFSSHDFKQFVNRWGVHHIITSPHYPQANGHAEAAVKAVKHLIIKTAPSGNIDCEAFDRGLLELRNTPNPAGRSPAQILYGHPLCTCVPAHPRSFTEEWQTKTEDYDRRTAAQTDQSHEPLQFSCPPLPKLTIGQRVRIQTQRRFDGTRSAS